From the genome of Halomonas sp. I5-271120, one region includes:
- the ppa gene encoding inorganic diphosphatase — MSFDKIPAGKDLPNDIYVAIEIPANHAPIKYEIDKDLDALLVDRFMATPMFYPANYGYIPDTLADDGDALDALVVTPYPVQPGSVIRARPVGILNMTDEAGEDAKLVCVPHQKLTALYDDIQEVTDLPELLRQQIAHFFENYKDLEKGKWVKVESWDGADAARKAIEKAAAAYEKA; from the coding sequence ATGAGCTTCGACAAGATTCCCGCCGGCAAAGATCTCCCCAACGACATCTACGTCGCCATCGAGATTCCTGCCAACCATGCGCCGATCAAGTATGAAATCGACAAGGACCTCGATGCGCTGCTGGTCGACCGTTTCATGGCCACGCCGATGTTCTACCCGGCTAACTACGGCTATATCCCGGACACCCTGGCCGACGACGGCGATGCGCTGGACGCACTGGTGGTAACCCCCTATCCAGTGCAGCCTGGTAGCGTGATCCGCGCGCGCCCAGTCGGCATCCTGAACATGACCGACGAAGCCGGCGAAGATGCCAAGCTGGTCTGCGTGCCGCACCAGAAGCTCACTGCCCTGTATGACGACATTCAGGAAGTCACCGACCTGCCCGAGCTGCTGCGCCAGCAGATCGCTCACTTCTTCGAGAACTACAAGGATCTCGAGAAGGGCAAGTGGGTCAAGGTCGAGTCCTGGGACGGCGCCGACGCCGCTCGCAAGGCGATCGAAAAGGCCGCTGCCGCCTACGAAAAAGCCTGA
- a CDS encoding bifunctional protein-serine/threonine kinase/phosphatase codes for MSVRIPEPRLLALKGACALISDSNSRNAIAHQAGELSVRGFLADYISTPEHWDIKTSATRVLRALNGWCHSQSGHVSGGSYVCSLSAMIYRGREAHLFHMGDTLVFRLRGAEFEQLSRDHVTDLGGYRYPSRALGMDGNLDIDYITMPLKQGDIFLFTTPAVRGTLMPSDYVQLIRQDASDLDAACERLAATALERAQERGYGGEQFCFQLVRIDRLPEDVTETPDKLYGDLPVPPELSVGQRLDGLEVRDVLSRTAQSRVYRVFDPVSGREMVMKAPSPELSSRNAYLEHFLLQQWVVERVRSPFVARIMEPSRPRTHLYYLMNLVEGERLSDWARRHPQASLSQRLDIARQLAKAVQALHRRDLLHQQIHPDNVLVDTHGQVVLADFSACRLREGDGHKHSRELARQLGLTEHSAPEYALDDDVGRRSDQYALASTVYWLITGGLPYDVPPHQLRSHTDLEQLSYKSACLLNPEVPQALDDALRRALDPQRALRFRRLSELVVALREPRRKGEAAKATSSVSTRFWQGAAGLLLALLVISWLMR; via the coding sequence ATGTCAGTGCGTATTCCCGAGCCACGGTTGTTGGCGCTGAAGGGTGCCTGCGCGCTGATCAGCGACTCCAACTCGCGCAACGCGATTGCCCACCAGGCCGGCGAGCTCAGCGTGCGTGGCTTTCTTGCCGACTATATATCCACCCCCGAGCATTGGGATATCAAGACCTCGGCGACGCGGGTGCTAAGGGCGCTCAACGGCTGGTGTCACAGTCAGAGCGGCCATGTCAGTGGTGGCAGCTATGTCTGCTCGCTATCGGCGATGATCTATCGCGGCCGCGAGGCGCACCTCTTCCATATGGGCGATACGCTGGTCTTTCGCCTGCGCGGGGCCGAGTTCGAGCAGCTCTCCCGCGACCATGTGACGGACCTGGGCGGCTATCGTTATCCCTCCCGAGCCTTGGGCATGGATGGCAATCTGGATATCGATTACATCACCATGCCGCTGAAACAGGGCGATATCTTCCTGTTTACCACCCCGGCAGTGCGCGGCACCCTGATGCCTTCCGACTACGTTCAGCTGATCCGTCAGGATGCAAGTGACCTGGATGCCGCCTGCGAGCGCCTGGCCGCCACCGCGCTTGAGCGTGCCCAGGAGCGCGGCTACGGCGGCGAGCAGTTCTGTTTCCAGCTGGTGCGCATCGACCGACTCCCGGAAGACGTTACTGAGACCCCGGACAAGCTGTATGGCGATCTTCCGGTGCCGCCGGAGCTGAGCGTTGGGCAGCGCCTCGATGGTCTTGAGGTGCGTGACGTGCTGTCGCGCACTGCCCAGTCACGGGTCTACCGGGTCTTTGATCCGGTCAGTGGCCGGGAAATGGTCATGAAGGCGCCGAGTCCCGAGCTTTCCAGCCGCAATGCCTATCTCGAACACTTCCTGCTGCAGCAGTGGGTGGTCGAGCGAGTCAGGTCGCCCTTCGTCGCGCGCATCATGGAGCCTTCGCGGCCGCGCACCCACCTCTATTACCTGATGAATCTGGTCGAGGGGGAGCGGCTCTCCGATTGGGCGCGGCGCCACCCTCAAGCGAGCCTTTCTCAGCGGTTGGATATTGCTCGCCAGCTGGCCAAGGCGGTGCAGGCGCTGCATCGCCGTGATTTGCTGCATCAGCAGATTCACCCCGACAACGTGCTGGTGGATACCCACGGGCAGGTGGTGCTTGCTGATTTCAGCGCATGCCGGCTGCGGGAAGGCGACGGCCACAAGCATTCGCGGGAACTGGCGCGTCAGCTCGGCCTCACCGAACACAGTGCCCCGGAATACGCGCTGGATGATGATGTGGGGCGACGCAGCGATCAGTATGCCCTGGCCTCGACGGTCTACTGGCTGATCACCGGCGGGCTGCCCTACGATGTGCCGCCGCATCAGTTGCGAAGTCACACGGACCTTGAGCAGTTGAGCTACAAGAGTGCCTGCCTGCTGAATCCCGAGGTTCCTCAGGCGTTGGACGATGCCCTGCGCCGGGCCCTGGATCCGCAGCGAGCGCTGCGCTTCCGGCGCCTGTCGGAGCTGGTGGTCGCGCTGCGAGAGCCCCGCCGCAAGGGCGAGGCCGCCAAGGCTACGTCATCCGTCTCCACTCGCTTCTGGCAGGGGGCGGCGGGGCTGTTGCTGGCGCTGTTGGTGATCTCCTGGCTGATGCGCTAG
- a CDS encoding 6-phosphofructokinase → MAQHNAFYAQSGGVTAVINASACGVIEACRRHDDKIGKVYAGHNGIIGALTEDLIDVSQESDETIAALRHTPGGAFGSCRYKLKDIETHRAQYERLIEVFKAHDIRYFFYNGGGDSADTCLKVSQLSEKLGYPLTAIHVPKTVDNDLPITDNSPGFGSVAKYIATSTLEASLDIASMCATSTKVFVLEVMGRHAGWIAAAGALAGEGEGEPPHLVIFPEVAFDRKAVMARVDEAVKNYGYCVIVVSEGARYEDGTFLADSGNTDAFGHRQLGGVAPTLAGMVKQDLGYKYHWAVADYLQRAARHLASKTDVDQAYAVGEKAVELAVAGENAMMPTIDRVSDEPYAWEIGAAPLSDIANREKFMPKDFIREDGFGITEACRRYLSPLIQGEDFPPFDNGLPRVAHLKLARVERKLPTFTL, encoded by the coding sequence ATGGCCCAGCACAACGCCTTCTATGCCCAGTCCGGTGGCGTCACCGCCGTCATCAATGCCAGCGCCTGCGGCGTGATTGAAGCGTGCCGTCGCCACGACGACAAGATCGGCAAGGTCTACGCCGGCCACAACGGCATCATCGGCGCCCTGACCGAAGATCTGATCGATGTTTCTCAAGAGTCCGACGAGACCATCGCCGCGCTGCGCCACACCCCGGGCGGCGCCTTCGGCTCCTGCCGTTACAAGCTCAAGGACATCGAGACTCACCGCGCCCAGTACGAGCGGCTGATCGAGGTCTTCAAGGCTCACGACATCCGCTACTTCTTCTATAACGGCGGCGGCGACAGTGCCGACACCTGCCTCAAGGTCTCTCAGCTATCGGAAAAGCTCGGCTACCCGCTGACGGCTATCCACGTGCCCAAGACCGTCGATAACGACCTGCCGATTACCGACAACTCGCCGGGCTTCGGCAGCGTGGCCAAGTACATCGCCACCTCGACCCTCGAGGCCTCGCTGGATATCGCCTCGATGTGTGCCACTTCCACCAAGGTCTTCGTGCTCGAGGTCATGGGCCGCCATGCCGGCTGGATCGCTGCGGCCGGCGCCCTGGCTGGCGAAGGCGAGGGCGAGCCGCCCCACCTGGTGATCTTCCCCGAGGTTGCCTTCGACCGTAAGGCGGTGATGGCGCGGGTCGATGAGGCGGTCAAGAACTACGGCTACTGCGTGATCGTGGTCTCCGAGGGCGCCCGCTATGAAGACGGCACCTTCCTGGCCGACTCCGGCAACACCGACGCCTTCGGCCACCGCCAGCTGGGCGGCGTGGCGCCGACGCTGGCCGGCATGGTCAAGCAGGACCTGGGCTACAAGTACCACTGGGCGGTCGCCGACTATCTGCAGCGCGCCGCACGTCACCTGGCCTCCAAGACCGACGTCGACCAGGCCTATGCCGTCGGCGAGAAAGCAGTGGAGCTTGCCGTGGCCGGCGAAAACGCCATGATGCCGACCATCGACCGGGTCAGCGATGAACCCTATGCCTGGGAAATCGGTGCCGCGCCGTTGAGCGACATCGCCAATCGCGAGAAATTCATGCCCAAGGATTTCATCCGCGAGGACGGCTTCGGCATCACCGAGGCCTGCCGACGCTACCTCTCGCCGCTGATCCAGGGTGAAGATTTCCCGCCGTTCGACAACGGCCTGCCGCGGGTGGCGCACCTCAAGCTCGCACGGGTCGAACGCAAGCTGCCGACCTTTACGCTCTAA
- the mpl gene encoding UDP-N-acetylmuramate:L-alanyl-gamma-D-glutamyl-meso-diaminopimelate ligase — protein MHVHILGICGTFMGSLALLARELGHRVSGSDANVYPPMSTQLEAAGITLQDGYGAANLAPRPDLVIIGNALSRGNPEVEAVLEARLPYISGPQWLAEHVLPGRRVIAVAGTHGKTTTASLTAWLLEAAGLEPGFLIGGVPRNFGVSARLGGAGAPFVVEADEYDTAFFDKRSKFVHYRPEIAVLNNLEYDHADIFPDLAAIERQFHHLVRIVPGDGALLVADGEPALERVLELGAWTPVSRFGTAATSPWRLELEREDASRFLVIHEQGEGPDAANEDAVVDWSLTGEYNARNALAALAAARCLGVGLAAGAAALSRFESPRRRQELRGEVAGIRVIDDFAHHPTAIAATLGGLKAGGEGRLLAVIEPRSNTMRLGTLRARLAESVAAADAVWWYQPAGLDWSLDEVVAASPVPSRVVDDLEALVAMVVADARPGDRIVAMSNGGFGGIHERLLAALEVAHG, from the coding sequence ATGCACGTACATATCCTTGGAATCTGCGGCACCTTCATGGGCAGCCTGGCGCTGCTGGCCCGTGAGCTTGGCCACCGGGTCAGCGGCTCGGATGCCAACGTCTATCCGCCGATGAGCACTCAACTGGAGGCCGCGGGGATCACCCTCCAGGACGGCTACGGTGCAGCCAATCTCGCGCCGCGCCCGGACCTGGTGATCATCGGCAACGCCTTGTCCCGGGGCAACCCGGAAGTGGAGGCGGTGCTCGAGGCGAGGCTGCCCTACATCTCAGGCCCCCAGTGGCTCGCCGAGCATGTCTTGCCCGGAAGGCGGGTGATCGCCGTGGCCGGCACCCACGGCAAGACCACCACCGCGAGCCTGACGGCCTGGCTACTTGAGGCGGCGGGCCTCGAGCCTGGCTTTCTGATCGGTGGGGTGCCGCGCAATTTCGGCGTTTCGGCGCGTCTCGGTGGGGCGGGTGCGCCCTTCGTGGTGGAAGCCGATGAGTACGACACCGCCTTCTTCGACAAGCGCTCCAAGTTCGTGCACTACCGCCCCGAAATCGCGGTGCTCAACAACCTCGAGTATGACCACGCCGACATCTTTCCCGACCTTGCCGCCATCGAGCGCCAGTTTCATCATCTGGTGCGCATCGTACCCGGCGACGGTGCGCTGCTGGTTGCCGACGGCGAGCCGGCGCTGGAGCGCGTGTTGGAGCTGGGCGCCTGGACCCCGGTCAGTCGCTTCGGCACTGCGGCGACAAGCCCCTGGCGGCTGGAGCTCGAGCGGGAGGACGCCTCGCGCTTCCTCGTCATCCATGAGCAGGGCGAGGGCCCGGACGCAGCAAATGAAGACGCGGTGGTCGACTGGTCGCTGACCGGCGAATACAACGCCCGCAATGCCTTGGCCGCGCTGGCCGCCGCCCGTTGCCTCGGCGTCGGTCTTGCGGCGGGCGCAGCGGCATTGTCGCGCTTTGAGAGTCCGCGGCGGCGTCAGGAACTGCGCGGCGAGGTCGCGGGGATTCGCGTCATCGACGACTTCGCCCATCATCCTACTGCCATTGCCGCGACGCTTGGCGGCCTTAAGGCCGGCGGTGAAGGTCGTCTGCTGGCGGTGATCGAACCGCGCTCCAACACCATGCGGCTCGGCACCCTGCGTGCCCGCTTGGCCGAGAGTGTGGCCGCGGCCGATGCGGTCTGGTGGTACCAGCCGGCAGGGCTCGACTGGTCACTTGATGAGGTGGTCGCGGCGAGCCCCGTGCCCTCGCGGGTGGTCGATGATCTCGAGGCGCTGGTCGCCATGGTGGTGGCCGATGCCAGGCCGGGTGATCGCATCGTGGCGATGTCCAACGGCGGCTTCGGCGGTATTCATGAGCGGCTGCTTGCCGCCCTGGAGGTGGCTCATGGCTGA
- a CDS encoding flavin prenyltransferase UbiX: MADSQLSQQVSAAENFAFPVTVALTGASGAQYGLRLIEALVAANHQVWVMISKAAHLVIATETDIKLPAQPERLTEALSSRSGARPGQIRCFAREDWMAPVASGSGAPSAMVVCPCSTGSLSAIACGASNNLIERAADVALKERRTLVLVPRETPFSAIHLEHMLSLTRMGAVILPAAPGFYHQPASIDDLIDFIVARILNQLGIEHRLMPRWGE; this comes from the coding sequence ATGGCTGATTCTCAACTATCACAGCAAGTATCCGCGGCAGAGAATTTCGCCTTTCCGGTCACCGTGGCGCTGACCGGTGCCTCAGGGGCCCAGTACGGTCTGCGCCTGATCGAGGCGCTGGTGGCGGCGAACCATCAAGTCTGGGTGATGATTTCCAAGGCTGCCCATCTGGTGATCGCCACCGAGACCGACATCAAGCTGCCGGCACAGCCCGAGCGGCTGACTGAAGCGCTGTCATCGCGCAGCGGGGCGCGCCCTGGGCAGATTCGCTGCTTTGCCCGGGAGGACTGGATGGCGCCGGTGGCCTCGGGCTCCGGGGCACCCTCGGCGATGGTGGTCTGTCCGTGCTCCACCGGGTCGCTTTCCGCGATTGCTTGCGGGGCCAGCAACAACTTGATCGAGCGGGCCGCAGACGTGGCCTTGAAGGAGCGCCGCACCCTGGTGCTGGTGCCCCGGGAGACGCCGTTTTCGGCGATCCATCTCGAGCACATGCTAAGCCTGACCCGCATGGGCGCAGTGATCCTGCCGGCGGCGCCGGGCTTCTATCATCAGCCCGCCAGCATCGACGATCTGATCGATTTTATCGTCGCCAGGATTCTCAATCAGTTAGGCATCGAGCATCGGCTGATGCCCCGCTGGGGCGAGTAG
- a CDS encoding LysE family translocator: MIAAVALSVFVPTFFLVSLTPGMCMTLAMVLGMTQGVRRALWMMLGELTGVALVAVSAGAGVATLMLAQPALFTAFKWLGGAYLAYLGIMMWRERGRMAIPELSGEQQAVGRRTLMMQGFVTAIANPKGWAFFVALLPPFLDASRPLASQLVVLVAMILAIEFVCLMLYAVGGRGAGRLLGNAGRVRLLNRLAGTLMIGVGAWLALG, encoded by the coding sequence ATGATTGCAGCGGTCGCTTTGTCGGTCTTCGTGCCGACTTTTTTCCTGGTGTCACTGACGCCGGGCATGTGCATGACCCTGGCGATGGTGCTGGGGATGACCCAGGGCGTTCGCCGTGCGCTATGGATGATGCTTGGCGAACTCACCGGCGTTGCTCTGGTGGCGGTGTCCGCCGGGGCGGGGGTGGCGACGCTGATGCTGGCTCAGCCGGCATTGTTTACCGCCTTCAAGTGGCTCGGTGGCGCCTATCTGGCCTACCTGGGCATCATGATGTGGCGCGAACGGGGGCGCATGGCGATCCCCGAGCTCTCCGGCGAGCAGCAGGCGGTCGGGCGCCGCACGCTGATGATGCAGGGATTCGTGACCGCGATTGCCAACCCCAAGGGCTGGGCCTTCTTCGTGGCACTGCTGCCGCCGTTTCTCGATGCCAGCCGCCCTTTGGCGTCGCAGCTCGTGGTGCTGGTGGCGATGATCCTGGCCATCGAGTTCGTCTGCCTGATGCTGTATGCCGTTGGCGGGCGCGGCGCAGGGCGGCTGCTAGGCAACGCCGGGCGCGTGCGGCTGCTCAATCGCCTGGCCGGCACGCTGATGATCGGTGTTGGTGCCTGGCTGGCACTGGGCTAG
- a CDS encoding bifunctional DedA family/phosphatase PAP2 family protein — translation MSLVDWLYQLTPSPPLLLLGIAVISLVESLAVIGLIVPGVVLITAAASLAGHQQLAIPLVLLAAFLGAVAGDALSFALGYTQRERVPRLWPFSRHPEWLAHGARFFQRHGTLSVVFGRFAGPVRPVVPMVAGMMHMRPFTFAWANIGSALVWAPTYVLPGYLLGRTWKQLLALPAGSDKWIILLAVATGLAALAFSWLRHQLAKEGWLYRRLAGMALGRPWSRRLWQRLGSQPHGEIPLASLSLLVLSSTGLCLWTLAVLESHGPLVMDEQIRALMAAIGSPWLTRLAEGMAKTGDVVGILALCLPWAAWLLARRHTTTLIHLAAGLAGMAMANTLLKHLIGRARPETPAYLADSASYPSAHTSTSVLLFGLAAAFFARELTSQRRHMSYWLAILVCLPMALSRLVLDVHWASDLVGGVLLGLMGCAMVNISYHRTPHRPMNDAPWLRLALASLTLLVIRLIWLPPV, via the coding sequence ATGAGCCTTGTCGACTGGCTGTATCAGCTCACACCCTCACCGCCGTTACTGCTATTGGGCATCGCCGTCATTTCTCTGGTGGAGAGCCTGGCGGTCATCGGACTGATCGTGCCCGGCGTGGTCCTGATCACGGCCGCCGCTTCGCTGGCGGGTCATCAGCAGCTGGCGATCCCGCTGGTACTGCTGGCGGCCTTCTTGGGCGCGGTGGCGGGAGATGCCCTGAGTTTCGCCCTGGGCTACACCCAGCGCGAACGCGTGCCCAGGCTATGGCCCTTCTCACGTCACCCGGAATGGCTTGCACACGGCGCGCGCTTCTTCCAGCGCCATGGCACCCTGTCAGTGGTATTCGGCCGCTTCGCCGGCCCGGTGCGTCCGGTCGTGCCGATGGTCGCCGGCATGATGCATATGCGCCCCTTTACCTTTGCCTGGGCCAACATCGGCTCGGCGCTGGTATGGGCCCCGACCTATGTGCTGCCGGGTTACCTCTTGGGGCGCACCTGGAAACAGCTGCTGGCCCTGCCTGCAGGCAGCGATAAGTGGATAATCCTGCTCGCCGTCGCCACCGGCCTTGCGGCACTGGCATTTTCCTGGTTGCGCCATCAGTTGGCCAAGGAGGGCTGGCTCTACCGGCGACTGGCCGGAATGGCCCTTGGGCGCCCCTGGAGTCGCCGGCTCTGGCAGCGACTCGGCTCTCAGCCTCACGGCGAGATTCCGCTGGCCTCGCTAAGCCTGCTGGTGCTGTCCTCCACCGGGCTCTGCCTGTGGACCCTGGCCGTATTGGAGTCCCACGGGCCGCTGGTCATGGACGAACAGATTCGCGCCCTGATGGCAGCCATCGGATCGCCCTGGCTGACGCGGTTGGCCGAGGGGATGGCCAAAACCGGCGATGTCGTCGGTATTCTTGCCCTCTGCCTGCCCTGGGCTGCGTGGCTGCTGGCAAGGCGGCATACGACGACCCTGATACATTTGGCCGCAGGGCTTGCCGGCATGGCCATGGCCAACACCTTGCTCAAGCACCTGATAGGCCGCGCCCGGCCCGAGACCCCGGCCTACCTGGCCGATTCCGCGTCCTACCCCAGCGCCCATACCTCGACGTCGGTGCTGCTCTTCGGCCTCGCGGCTGCCTTCTTCGCCCGAGAACTCACCTCCCAGCGCCGCCATATGTCCTACTGGCTGGCAATTCTCGTCTGCCTGCCAATGGCGCTGTCGCGGCTGGTGCTAGACGTACATTGGGCCAGTGACCTGGTCGGTGGCGTACTGCTTGGGCTGATGGGCTGTGCCATGGTCAACATCAGCTATCATCGCACGCCTCACCGCCCAATGAACGACGCTCCTTGGCTTCGCCTCGCCCTGGCGTCGCTGACGCTGCTGGTGATTCGTCTTATCTGGCTGCCGCCGGTCTAG
- a CDS encoding diguanylate cyclase domain-containing protein: protein MKHLDSLPHPGLYTFFHAWVTLLTAGAALWHYQMGHFDRILLPAALSMALLTATLMSLGTPSARRAAAIITLLASYLLCAELLRHGEAPAMLWLGFPPVLTTLLLSTRHALCVNLLMAPVWLLLNGNWPSLIASLSYLAVSLVGALARWEMMRQLTLDKLTSPHDPECDALSSDMIAERLPQEHKRANALGRRLSVLVIHLPQLEMAHEQFGARLRLELLQRFCQAARRSCRLDDTLGRTGESLLWMLLPGTDENDALMTRNRLLTTLNDTAISETGHLSAMVVACTLHPGESLPAFEQRLRIKERALMDSTP, encoded by the coding sequence ATGAAACACCTGGACAGCTTGCCTCACCCGGGGCTCTATACCTTTTTCCACGCCTGGGTCACTCTGCTGACCGCTGGCGCGGCCCTGTGGCATTACCAGATGGGCCACTTCGATCGCATCCTGCTGCCGGCGGCACTGAGCATGGCCCTGCTGACGGCCACTCTGATGAGCCTGGGCACGCCCTCCGCGCGGCGTGCCGCGGCAATCATCACCCTGCTGGCAAGCTATCTGCTGTGCGCTGAGCTGCTGCGCCACGGCGAGGCACCTGCCATGCTCTGGCTGGGCTTTCCCCCGGTACTCACCACGCTGCTGCTATCTACACGGCATGCCCTATGCGTCAACTTGCTGATGGCCCCGGTCTGGCTGCTGCTCAACGGCAACTGGCCGTCTCTGATAGCGTCCCTTTCCTACCTGGCGGTCAGCCTGGTTGGCGCTCTGGCACGCTGGGAAATGATGCGTCAGCTGACGCTGGACAAACTGACCTCGCCCCATGACCCCGAGTGCGACGCCCTATCCAGCGACATGATCGCCGAGCGCCTGCCTCAGGAGCACAAACGCGCCAACGCGCTCGGCCGCCGTCTCAGCGTACTGGTGATCCATCTGCCGCAGCTTGAAATGGCCCACGAACAGTTCGGCGCTCGACTGCGCTTGGAGTTGCTGCAGCGCTTCTGCCAGGCGGCTCGCCGCAGCTGCCGGCTCGACGATACACTCGGCCGCACCGGCGAGTCCCTCTTGTGGATGCTGCTGCCCGGCACCGACGAAAACGATGCGCTGATGACACGCAACCGCCTGCTGACAACGCTCAATGACACCGCGATCAGCGAAACCGGGCACCTGAGCGCCATGGTGGTCGCCTGCACCCTGCACCCGGGCGAAAGCTTGCCGGCCTTCGAGCAGCGCCTACGCATCAAGGAACGCGCCCTGATGGACAGCACGCCATGA